The following proteins are co-located in the Gorilla gorilla gorilla isolate KB3781 chromosome 18, NHGRI_mGorGor1-v2.1_pri, whole genome shotgun sequence genome:
- the ATXN2L gene encoding ataxin-2-like protein isoform X7, protein MLKPQPPQQPSQPQQPPPTQQAVARRPPGGTSPPNGGLPGPLATSAAPPGPPAAASPCLGPVAAAGSGLRRGAEGILAPQPPPPQQHQERPGAAAIGSARGQSTGKGPPQSPVFEGVYNNSRMLHFLTAVVGSTCDVKVKNGTTYEGIFKTLSSKFELAVDAVHRKASEPAGGPRREDIVDTMVFKPSDVMLVHFRNVDFNYATKDKFTDSAIAMNSKVNGEHKEKVLQRWEGGDSNSDDYDLESDMSNGWDPNEMFKFNEENYGVKTTYDSSLSSYTVPLEKDNSEEFRQRELRAAQLAREIESSPQYRLRIAMENDDGRTEEEKHSAVQRQGSGRESPSLASREGKYIPLPQRVREGPRGGVRCSSSRGGRPGLSSLPPRGPHHLDNSSPGPGSEARGINGGPSRMSPKAQRPLRGAKTLSSPSNRPSGETSVPPPPAAPPFLPVGRMYPPRSPKSAAPAPISASCPEPPIGSAVPTSSASIPVTSSVSDPGVGSISPASPKISLAPTDVKELSTKESGRTLEPQELARIAGKVPGLQNEQKRFQLEELRKFGAQFKLQPSSSPENSLDPFPPRILKEEPKGKEKEVDGLLTSEPMGSPVSSKTESVSDKEDKPPLAPSGGTEGPEQPPPPCPSQTGSPPVGLIKGEDKDEGPVAEQVKKSTLNPNAKEFNPTKPLLSVNKSTSTPTSPGPRTHSTPSIPVLTAGQSGLYSPQYISYIPQIHMGPAVQAPQMYPYPVSNSVPGQQGKYRGAKGSLPPQRSDQHQPASAPPMMQAAAAAGPPLVAATPYSSYIPYNPQQFPGQPAMMQPMAHYPSQPVFAPMLQSNPRMLTSGSHPQAIVSSSTPQYPSAEQPTPQALYATVHQSYPHHATQLHAHQPQPATTPTGSQPQSQHAAPSPVQHQAGQAPHLGSGQPQQNLYHPGALTGTPPSLPPGPSAQSPQSSFPQPAAVYAIHHQQLPHGFTNMAHVTQAHVQTGITAAPPPHPGAPHPPQVMLLHPPQSHGGPPQGAVPQSGVPALSASTPSPYPYIGHPQGEQPGQAPGFPGGADDRIPAPLPPPGELKIVLAAT, encoded by the exons ATGTTGAAGCCTCAGCCGCCACAACAGCCCTCCCAGCCCCAGCAGCCGCCCCCCACGCAACAGGCCGTGGCTCGTCGGCCCCCCGGGGGCACCAGCCCTCCCAACGGCGGCCTCCCGGGGCCGCTGGCCACCTCTGCGGCTCCTCCCGGGCCTCCAGCGGCCGCCTCCCCCTGCCTGGGGCCTGTGGCCGCTGCCGGGAGCGGGCTCCGCCGGGGAGCCGAAGGCATCTtggcgccgcagccgccgccgccgcagcagCACCAGGAGAGGCCGGGGGCAGCCGCCATCGGCAGCGCCAG gGGACAGAGCACAGGAAAGGGACCCCCACAGTCACCT GTGTTTGAAGGCGTCTACAACAATTCCAGAATGCTGCATTTCCTTACAGCTGTTGTG GGCTCCACTTGTGATGTAAAGGTGAAAAATGGTACCACTTATGAGGGTATCTTCAAGACGCTAAGCTCAAAG TTTGAACTAGCCGTGGATGCTGTGCACCGGAAAGCATCTGAGCCAGCAGGTGGCCCTCGTCGGGAGGACATTGTGGACACCATGGTGTTTAAGCCAAGTGATGTCATGCTTGTTCACTTCCGAAATGTTGACTTCAACTATGCTACTAAAG ACAAATTCACCGATTCAGCCATTGCCATGAACTCGAAAGTGAATGGGGAACACAAAGAGAAGGTGCTTCAGCGCTGGGAGGGGGGTGACAGCAACAGCGACGACTATGACCTCGAGTCTGACATG tcCAATGGATGGGACCCCAATGAAATGTTCAAGTTCAATGAGGAGAACTACGGTGTGAAGACTACCTATGATAGCAGTCTTTCTTCTTATAC AGTGCCCTTAGAAAAGGACAACTCAGAAGAGTTTCGTCAGCGAGAGCTGCGTGCGGCCCAGTTGGCTCGAGAGATTGAATCAAGCCCCCAGTACCGCCTACGGATCGCCATGGAGAACGACGATGGGCGCACTGAAGAGGAGAAGCACAGTGCAGTCCAGCGGCAGGGCTCAGGGCGGGAGAGCCCCAGCTTGGCATCCAG GGAGGGGAAGTATATCCCTCTGCCTCAACGAGTCCGGGAAGGTCCCCGGGGAGGAGTTCGATGCAGCAGCTCTCGGGGCGGTCGGCCTGGCCTTAGCTCTTTGCCACCTCGTGGCCCTCACCATCTGGACAACAGCAGCCCTGGCCCAGGTTCTGAGGCCCGTGGTATCAATGGAG gcCCTTCCCGCATGTCCCCAAAGGCACAGCGGCCTCTGAGAGGTGCCAAGACTCTGTCTTCGCCCAGTAATAGGCCTTCTGGAGAAACTTCTGTTCCACCTCCTCCTGCAG CTCCCCCTTTTCTTCCAGTGGGCCGGATGTATCCCCCGCGTTCTCCCAAGTCTGCTGCCCCTGCCCCAATCTCAGCTTCCTGTCCAGAGCCTCCCATCGGCTCGGCAGTGCCAACCTCTTCAGCCTCCATCCCTGTGACCTCATCAGTCTCAGATCCTGGAGTGGGCTCCATTTCTCCAGCTTCTCCAAAGATCTCCCTGGCCCCCACAGATG TAAAAGAACTCTCTACCAAGGAATCTGGGAGAACTCTGGAGCCCCAGGAGCTGGCTCGGATAGCTGGGAAAG TCCCTGGTCTTCAGAATGAACAGAAACGATTCCAACTGGAAGAACTGAGAAAGTTTGGGGCCCAGTTTAAG CTTCAGCCCAGTAGCTCCCCTGAGAACAGCCTGGATCCTTTTCCTCCCCGGATCTTAAAGGAGGAGcccaaaggaaaggagaaggaggttgATGGTCTGTTGACTTCAGAGCCCATGGGGTCTCCCGTCTCCTCCAAGACAGAGTCCGTATCGGATAAGGAGGACAAACCACCCCTGGCACCATCAGGAGGCACTGAGGGGCCAGAGCAGCCCCCACCACCTTGTCCAAGCCAAACTGGCAGCCCCCCGGTGGGCCTCATCAAGGGAGAAGACAAAGATGAGGGCCCTGTTGCTGA ACAAGTAAAGAAATCAACGTTGAACCCTAATGCTAAGGAGTTCAATCCTACAAAGCCTCTGCTGTCTGTG AATAAATCCACCAGTACCCCAACTTCTCCGGGGCCCCGGACTCATTCAACTCCCTCCATCCCGGTGCTGACAGCAGGCCAGAGTGGGCTATACAGCCCCCAGTACATCTCCTACATACCTCAGATCCACATGGGACCAGCTGTGCAG GCACCTCAGATGTATCCATATCCTGTATCCAATTCAGTGCCAGGGCAGCAGGGCAAGTACCGGGGAGCAAAAG gCTCCCTTCCTCCGCAGCGCTCGGACCAGCACCAGCCAGCCTCAGCCCCGCCGATGATGCAGGCCGCCGCGGCTGCTGGCCCGCCTCTGGTGGCTGCCACGCCCTATTCTTCCTACATCCCCTACAACCCTCAGCAGTTCCCAGGCCAGCCGGCCATGATGCAGCCCATGGCCCACTACCCCTCACAG CCGGTGTTTGCCCCCATGCTTCAGAGCAACCCACGCATGCTGACATCGGGCAGCCATCCCCAGGCCATCGTGTCATCCTCTACCCCTCAGTACCCTTCTGCAGAGCAGCCTACCCCCCAAGCCCTTTATG CCACTGTTCACCAGTCCTACCCACACCATGCCACACAGCTCCATGCCCACCAGCCGCAGCCGGCTACCACGCCTACTGGAAGCCAGCCGCAGTCCCAGCATGCGGCCCCCAGTCCTGTCCAG CATCAGGCGGGGCAGGCCCCACACTTGGGCAGTGGACAGCCACAGCAGAATCTGTACCACCCAGGGGCCCTGACAGGCACGCCACCCTCTCTGCCACCGGGACCTTCTGCCCAGTCCCCTCAGAGCAGCTTCCCCCAGCCAGCCGCTGTGTATGCCATCCACCACCAGCAGCTGCCCCACGGCTTCACCAACATGGCCCATGTTACCCAG GCCCATGTCCAAACTGGAATCACAGCAGCCCCGCCCCCTCACCCTGGGGCTCCCCACCCgccccaggtgatgctgctgcaCCCACCCCAGAGTCATGGGGGGCCCCCCCAAGGCGCGGTGCCCCAGAGTGGGGTGCCTGCACTCTCAGCTTCCACACCCTCACCCTACCCCTACATCGGACACCCCCAAGGTGAGCAGCCTGGCCAGGCGCCTGGATTTCCAGGAGGAGCCGATGACAGGATTC CAGCTCCCCTTCCACCCCCCGGGGAACTGAAGATTGTCCTGGCCGCGACCTGA
- the ATXN2L gene encoding ataxin-2-like protein isoform X26 → MLKPQPPQQPSQPQQPPPTQQAVARRPPGGTSPPNGGLPGPLATSAAPPGPPAAASPCLGPVAAAGSGLRRGAEGILAPQPPPPQQHQERPGAAAIGSARGQSTGKGPPQSPVFEGVYNNSRMLHFLTAVVGSTCDVKVKNGTTYEGIFKTLSSKFELAVDAVHRKASEPAGGPRREDIVDTMVFKPSDVMLVHFRNVDFNYATKDKFTDSAIAMNSKVNGEHKEKVLQRWEGGDSNSDDYDLESDMSNGWDPNEMFKFNEENYGVKTTYDSSLSSYTVPLEKDNSEEFRQRELRAAQLAREIESSPQYRLRIAMENDDGRTEEEKHSAVQRQGSGRESPSLASREGKYIPLPQRVREGPRGGVRCSSSRGGRPGLSSLPPRGPHHLDNSSPGPGSEARGINGGPSRMSPKAQRPLRGAKTLSSPSNRPSGETSVPPPPAVGRMYPPRSPKSAAPAPISASCPEPPIGSAVPTSSASIPVTSSVSDPGVGSISPASPKISLAPTDVPGLQNEQKRFQLEELRKFGAQFKLQPSSSPENSLDPFPPRILKEEPKGKEKEVDGLLTSEPMGSPVSSKTESVSDKEDKPPLAPSGGTEGPEQPPPPCPSQTGSPPVGLIKGEDKDEGPVAEQVKKSTLNPNAKEFNPTKPLLSVNKSTSTPTSPGPRTHSTPSIPVLTAGQSGLYSPQYISYIPQIHMGPAVQAPQMYPYPVSNSVPGQQGKYRGAKGSLPPQRSDQHQPASAPPMMQAAAAAGPPLVAATPYSSYIPYNPQQFPGQPAMMQPMAHYPSQPVFAPMLQSNPRMLTSGSHPQAIVSSSTPQYPSAEQPTPQALYATVHQSYPHHATQLHAHQPQPATTPTGSQPQSQHAAPSPVQHQAGQAPHLGSGQPQQNLYHPGALTGTPPSLPPGPSAQSPQSSFPQPAAVYAIHHQQLPHGFTNMAHVTQAHVQTGITAAPPPHPGAPHPPQVMLLHPPQSHGGPPQGAVPQSGVPALSASTPSPYPYIGHPQAPLPPPGELKIVLAAT, encoded by the exons ATGTTGAAGCCTCAGCCGCCACAACAGCCCTCCCAGCCCCAGCAGCCGCCCCCCACGCAACAGGCCGTGGCTCGTCGGCCCCCCGGGGGCACCAGCCCTCCCAACGGCGGCCTCCCGGGGCCGCTGGCCACCTCTGCGGCTCCTCCCGGGCCTCCAGCGGCCGCCTCCCCCTGCCTGGGGCCTGTGGCCGCTGCCGGGAGCGGGCTCCGCCGGGGAGCCGAAGGCATCTtggcgccgcagccgccgccgccgcagcagCACCAGGAGAGGCCGGGGGCAGCCGCCATCGGCAGCGCCAG gGGACAGAGCACAGGAAAGGGACCCCCACAGTCACCT GTGTTTGAAGGCGTCTACAACAATTCCAGAATGCTGCATTTCCTTACAGCTGTTGTG GGCTCCACTTGTGATGTAAAGGTGAAAAATGGTACCACTTATGAGGGTATCTTCAAGACGCTAAGCTCAAAG TTTGAACTAGCCGTGGATGCTGTGCACCGGAAAGCATCTGAGCCAGCAGGTGGCCCTCGTCGGGAGGACATTGTGGACACCATGGTGTTTAAGCCAAGTGATGTCATGCTTGTTCACTTCCGAAATGTTGACTTCAACTATGCTACTAAAG ACAAATTCACCGATTCAGCCATTGCCATGAACTCGAAAGTGAATGGGGAACACAAAGAGAAGGTGCTTCAGCGCTGGGAGGGGGGTGACAGCAACAGCGACGACTATGACCTCGAGTCTGACATG tcCAATGGATGGGACCCCAATGAAATGTTCAAGTTCAATGAGGAGAACTACGGTGTGAAGACTACCTATGATAGCAGTCTTTCTTCTTATAC AGTGCCCTTAGAAAAGGACAACTCAGAAGAGTTTCGTCAGCGAGAGCTGCGTGCGGCCCAGTTGGCTCGAGAGATTGAATCAAGCCCCCAGTACCGCCTACGGATCGCCATGGAGAACGACGATGGGCGCACTGAAGAGGAGAAGCACAGTGCAGTCCAGCGGCAGGGCTCAGGGCGGGAGAGCCCCAGCTTGGCATCCAG GGAGGGGAAGTATATCCCTCTGCCTCAACGAGTCCGGGAAGGTCCCCGGGGAGGAGTTCGATGCAGCAGCTCTCGGGGCGGTCGGCCTGGCCTTAGCTCTTTGCCACCTCGTGGCCCTCACCATCTGGACAACAGCAGCCCTGGCCCAGGTTCTGAGGCCCGTGGTATCAATGGAG gcCCTTCCCGCATGTCCCCAAAGGCACAGCGGCCTCTGAGAGGTGCCAAGACTCTGTCTTCGCCCAGTAATAGGCCTTCTGGAGAAACTTCTGTTCCACCTCCTCCTGCAG TGGGCCGGATGTATCCCCCGCGTTCTCCCAAGTCTGCTGCCCCTGCCCCAATCTCAGCTTCCTGTCCAGAGCCTCCCATCGGCTCGGCAGTGCCAACCTCTTCAGCCTCCATCCCTGTGACCTCATCAGTCTCAGATCCTGGAGTGGGCTCCATTTCTCCAGCTTCTCCAAAGATCTCCCTGGCCCCCACAGATG TCCCTGGTCTTCAGAATGAACAGAAACGATTCCAACTGGAAGAACTGAGAAAGTTTGGGGCCCAGTTTAAG CTTCAGCCCAGTAGCTCCCCTGAGAACAGCCTGGATCCTTTTCCTCCCCGGATCTTAAAGGAGGAGcccaaaggaaaggagaaggaggttgATGGTCTGTTGACTTCAGAGCCCATGGGGTCTCCCGTCTCCTCCAAGACAGAGTCCGTATCGGATAAGGAGGACAAACCACCCCTGGCACCATCAGGAGGCACTGAGGGGCCAGAGCAGCCCCCACCACCTTGTCCAAGCCAAACTGGCAGCCCCCCGGTGGGCCTCATCAAGGGAGAAGACAAAGATGAGGGCCCTGTTGCTGA ACAAGTAAAGAAATCAACGTTGAACCCTAATGCTAAGGAGTTCAATCCTACAAAGCCTCTGCTGTCTGTG AATAAATCCACCAGTACCCCAACTTCTCCGGGGCCCCGGACTCATTCAACTCCCTCCATCCCGGTGCTGACAGCAGGCCAGAGTGGGCTATACAGCCCCCAGTACATCTCCTACATACCTCAGATCCACATGGGACCAGCTGTGCAG GCACCTCAGATGTATCCATATCCTGTATCCAATTCAGTGCCAGGGCAGCAGGGCAAGTACCGGGGAGCAAAAG gCTCCCTTCCTCCGCAGCGCTCGGACCAGCACCAGCCAGCCTCAGCCCCGCCGATGATGCAGGCCGCCGCGGCTGCTGGCCCGCCTCTGGTGGCTGCCACGCCCTATTCTTCCTACATCCCCTACAACCCTCAGCAGTTCCCAGGCCAGCCGGCCATGATGCAGCCCATGGCCCACTACCCCTCACAG CCGGTGTTTGCCCCCATGCTTCAGAGCAACCCACGCATGCTGACATCGGGCAGCCATCCCCAGGCCATCGTGTCATCCTCTACCCCTCAGTACCCTTCTGCAGAGCAGCCTACCCCCCAAGCCCTTTATG CCACTGTTCACCAGTCCTACCCACACCATGCCACACAGCTCCATGCCCACCAGCCGCAGCCGGCTACCACGCCTACTGGAAGCCAGCCGCAGTCCCAGCATGCGGCCCCCAGTCCTGTCCAG CATCAGGCGGGGCAGGCCCCACACTTGGGCAGTGGACAGCCACAGCAGAATCTGTACCACCCAGGGGCCCTGACAGGCACGCCACCCTCTCTGCCACCGGGACCTTCTGCCCAGTCCCCTCAGAGCAGCTTCCCCCAGCCAGCCGCTGTGTATGCCATCCACCACCAGCAGCTGCCCCACGGCTTCACCAACATGGCCCATGTTACCCAG GCCCATGTCCAAACTGGAATCACAGCAGCCCCGCCCCCTCACCCTGGGGCTCCCCACCCgccccaggtgatgctgctgcaCCCACCCCAGAGTCATGGGGGGCCCCCCCAAGGCGCGGTGCCCCAGAGTGGGGTGCCTGCACTCTCAGCTTCCACACCCTCACCCTACCCCTACATCGGACACCCCCAAG CTCCCCTTCCACCCCCCGGGGAACTGAAGATTGTCCTGGCCGCGACCTGA
- the ATXN2L gene encoding ataxin-2-like protein isoform X11 translates to MLKPQPPQQPSQPQQPPPTQQAVARRPPGGTSPPNGGLPGPLATSAAPPGPPAAASPCLGPVAAAGSGLRRGAEGILAPQPPPPQQHQERPGAAAIGSARGQSTGKGPPQSPVFEGVYNNSRMLHFLTAVVGSTCDVKVKNGTTYEGIFKTLSSKFELAVDAVHRKASEPAGGPRREDIVDTMVFKPSDVMLVHFRNVDFNYATKDKFTDSAIAMNSKVNGEHKEKVLQRWEGGDSNSDDYDLESDMSNGWDPNEMFKFNEENYGVKTTYDSSLSSYTVPLEKDNSEEFRQRELRAAQLAREIESSPQYRLRIAMENDDGRTEEEKHSAVQRQGSGRESPSLASREGKYIPLPQRVREGPRGGVRCSSSRGGRPGLSSLPPRGPHHLDNSSPGPGSEARGINGGPSRMSPKAQRPLRGAKTLSSPSNRPSGETSVPPPPAVGRMYPPRSPKSAAPAPISASCPEPPIGSAVPTSSASIPVTSSVSDPGVGSISPASPKISLAPTDVKELSTKESGRTLEPQELARIAGKVPGLQNEQKRFQLEELRKFGAQFKLQPSSSPENSLDPFPPRILKEEPKGKEKEVDGLLTSEPMGSPVSSKTESVSDKEDKPPLAPSGGTEGPEQPPPPCPSQTGSPPVGLIKGEDKDEGPVAEQVKKSTLNPNAKEFNPTKPLLSVNKSTSTPTSPGPRTHSTPSIPVLTAGQSGLYSPQYISYIPQIHMGPAVQAPQMYPYPVSNSVPGQQGKYRGAKGSLPPQRSDQHQPASAPPMMQAAAAAGPPLVAATPYSSYIPYNPQQFPGQPAMMQPMAHYPSQPVFAPMLQSNPRMLTSGSHPQAIVSSSTPQYPSAEQPTPQALYATVHQSYPHHATQLHAHQPQPATTPTGSQPQSQHAAPSPVQHQAGQAPHLGSGQPQQNLYHPGALTGTPPSLPPGPSAQSPQSSFPQPAAVYAIHHQQLPHGFTNMAHVTQAHVQTGITAAPPPHPGAPHPPQVMLLHPPQSHGGPPQGAVPQSGVPALSASTPSPYPYIGHPQGEQPGQAPGFPGGADDRIPPLPPPGELKIVLAAT, encoded by the exons ATGTTGAAGCCTCAGCCGCCACAACAGCCCTCCCAGCCCCAGCAGCCGCCCCCCACGCAACAGGCCGTGGCTCGTCGGCCCCCCGGGGGCACCAGCCCTCCCAACGGCGGCCTCCCGGGGCCGCTGGCCACCTCTGCGGCTCCTCCCGGGCCTCCAGCGGCCGCCTCCCCCTGCCTGGGGCCTGTGGCCGCTGCCGGGAGCGGGCTCCGCCGGGGAGCCGAAGGCATCTtggcgccgcagccgccgccgccgcagcagCACCAGGAGAGGCCGGGGGCAGCCGCCATCGGCAGCGCCAG gGGACAGAGCACAGGAAAGGGACCCCCACAGTCACCT GTGTTTGAAGGCGTCTACAACAATTCCAGAATGCTGCATTTCCTTACAGCTGTTGTG GGCTCCACTTGTGATGTAAAGGTGAAAAATGGTACCACTTATGAGGGTATCTTCAAGACGCTAAGCTCAAAG TTTGAACTAGCCGTGGATGCTGTGCACCGGAAAGCATCTGAGCCAGCAGGTGGCCCTCGTCGGGAGGACATTGTGGACACCATGGTGTTTAAGCCAAGTGATGTCATGCTTGTTCACTTCCGAAATGTTGACTTCAACTATGCTACTAAAG ACAAATTCACCGATTCAGCCATTGCCATGAACTCGAAAGTGAATGGGGAACACAAAGAGAAGGTGCTTCAGCGCTGGGAGGGGGGTGACAGCAACAGCGACGACTATGACCTCGAGTCTGACATG tcCAATGGATGGGACCCCAATGAAATGTTCAAGTTCAATGAGGAGAACTACGGTGTGAAGACTACCTATGATAGCAGTCTTTCTTCTTATAC AGTGCCCTTAGAAAAGGACAACTCAGAAGAGTTTCGTCAGCGAGAGCTGCGTGCGGCCCAGTTGGCTCGAGAGATTGAATCAAGCCCCCAGTACCGCCTACGGATCGCCATGGAGAACGACGATGGGCGCACTGAAGAGGAGAAGCACAGTGCAGTCCAGCGGCAGGGCTCAGGGCGGGAGAGCCCCAGCTTGGCATCCAG GGAGGGGAAGTATATCCCTCTGCCTCAACGAGTCCGGGAAGGTCCCCGGGGAGGAGTTCGATGCAGCAGCTCTCGGGGCGGTCGGCCTGGCCTTAGCTCTTTGCCACCTCGTGGCCCTCACCATCTGGACAACAGCAGCCCTGGCCCAGGTTCTGAGGCCCGTGGTATCAATGGAG gcCCTTCCCGCATGTCCCCAAAGGCACAGCGGCCTCTGAGAGGTGCCAAGACTCTGTCTTCGCCCAGTAATAGGCCTTCTGGAGAAACTTCTGTTCCACCTCCTCCTGCAG TGGGCCGGATGTATCCCCCGCGTTCTCCCAAGTCTGCTGCCCCTGCCCCAATCTCAGCTTCCTGTCCAGAGCCTCCCATCGGCTCGGCAGTGCCAACCTCTTCAGCCTCCATCCCTGTGACCTCATCAGTCTCAGATCCTGGAGTGGGCTCCATTTCTCCAGCTTCTCCAAAGATCTCCCTGGCCCCCACAGATG TAAAAGAACTCTCTACCAAGGAATCTGGGAGAACTCTGGAGCCCCAGGAGCTGGCTCGGATAGCTGGGAAAG TCCCTGGTCTTCAGAATGAACAGAAACGATTCCAACTGGAAGAACTGAGAAAGTTTGGGGCCCAGTTTAAG CTTCAGCCCAGTAGCTCCCCTGAGAACAGCCTGGATCCTTTTCCTCCCCGGATCTTAAAGGAGGAGcccaaaggaaaggagaaggaggttgATGGTCTGTTGACTTCAGAGCCCATGGGGTCTCCCGTCTCCTCCAAGACAGAGTCCGTATCGGATAAGGAGGACAAACCACCCCTGGCACCATCAGGAGGCACTGAGGGGCCAGAGCAGCCCCCACCACCTTGTCCAAGCCAAACTGGCAGCCCCCCGGTGGGCCTCATCAAGGGAGAAGACAAAGATGAGGGCCCTGTTGCTGA ACAAGTAAAGAAATCAACGTTGAACCCTAATGCTAAGGAGTTCAATCCTACAAAGCCTCTGCTGTCTGTG AATAAATCCACCAGTACCCCAACTTCTCCGGGGCCCCGGACTCATTCAACTCCCTCCATCCCGGTGCTGACAGCAGGCCAGAGTGGGCTATACAGCCCCCAGTACATCTCCTACATACCTCAGATCCACATGGGACCAGCTGTGCAG GCACCTCAGATGTATCCATATCCTGTATCCAATTCAGTGCCAGGGCAGCAGGGCAAGTACCGGGGAGCAAAAG gCTCCCTTCCTCCGCAGCGCTCGGACCAGCACCAGCCAGCCTCAGCCCCGCCGATGATGCAGGCCGCCGCGGCTGCTGGCCCGCCTCTGGTGGCTGCCACGCCCTATTCTTCCTACATCCCCTACAACCCTCAGCAGTTCCCAGGCCAGCCGGCCATGATGCAGCCCATGGCCCACTACCCCTCACAG CCGGTGTTTGCCCCCATGCTTCAGAGCAACCCACGCATGCTGACATCGGGCAGCCATCCCCAGGCCATCGTGTCATCCTCTACCCCTCAGTACCCTTCTGCAGAGCAGCCTACCCCCCAAGCCCTTTATG CCACTGTTCACCAGTCCTACCCACACCATGCCACACAGCTCCATGCCCACCAGCCGCAGCCGGCTACCACGCCTACTGGAAGCCAGCCGCAGTCCCAGCATGCGGCCCCCAGTCCTGTCCAG CATCAGGCGGGGCAGGCCCCACACTTGGGCAGTGGACAGCCACAGCAGAATCTGTACCACCCAGGGGCCCTGACAGGCACGCCACCCTCTCTGCCACCGGGACCTTCTGCCCAGTCCCCTCAGAGCAGCTTCCCCCAGCCAGCCGCTGTGTATGCCATCCACCACCAGCAGCTGCCCCACGGCTTCACCAACATGGCCCATGTTACCCAG GCCCATGTCCAAACTGGAATCACAGCAGCCCCGCCCCCTCACCCTGGGGCTCCCCACCCgccccaggtgatgctgctgcaCCCACCCCAGAGTCATGGGGGGCCCCCCCAAGGCGCGGTGCCCCAGAGTGGGGTGCCTGCACTCTCAGCTTCCACACCCTCACCCTACCCCTACATCGGACACCCCCAAGGTGAGCAGCCTGGCCAGGCGCCTGGATTTCCAGGAGGAGCCGATGACAGGATTC CTCCCCTTCCACCCCCCGGGGAACTGAAGATTGTCCTGGCCGCGACCTGA